One Rhinopithecus roxellana isolate Shanxi Qingling chromosome 7, ASM756505v1, whole genome shotgun sequence DNA segment encodes these proteins:
- the UTP14A gene encoding U3 small nucleolar RNA-associated protein 14 homolog A isoform X2 produces the protein MTANRLAESLLALSQQEELVDLPKDYLLSGSEDEGDNDGEREHQKLLEAISSLDGKNRRKLAERSEASLKVSEFNVSSEGSGEKLVLADLLEPVKTSSSLATVKKQLNRVKSKKTVELPLNKEEIERIHREVAFNKTTQVLSKWDPVVLKNRQAEQLVFPLEKEEPAIAPIEHVLSGWKARTPLEQEIFNLLHKNKQPVADPLLTPVEKASLQAMSLEEAKMRRAELQRARALQSYYEAKARREKKIKSKKYHKVVKKGKAKIALKEFEQLRKANPAAALEELEKIEKARMMERMSLKHQNSGKWAKSKAIMAKYDLEARQAMQEQLAKNKELTQKLQVASESEEEEGGTEEVEELLVPDVVNEVQMNADGPNPWMLRSCTSDTKEAATQEDPEQLPEPEAHEVSESEGEERPVAEEEILLREFEERRSLRKRSELSQDAEPAGSQETKDSSSQEVLSELRVLAQKLKENDQSRKQKASSEGTIPQVQREEPAPEEEEPLLLQRPERVQTLEELEELGKEECFQNKELPRPVLEGQQSERTPNNRPDAPKEKKKKEQMIDLQNLLTTQSPSVKSLAVPTIEELEDEEERNQRQMIKEAFAGDDVIRDFLKEKREAVEASFSLKPLRVLQEKIRICQM, from the exons ATGACTGCGAACCGGCTTGCAGAGAG CCTTCTGGCTTTGAGCCAACAGGAAGAACTAGTAGATTTGCCAAAAGACTACCTCTTGAGTGGGAGTGAAGATGAG GGGGACAatgatggagagagagagcatcAAAAGCTTCTGGAAGCAATCAGTTCCCTTGATGGAAAGAATAG GCGGAAATTGGCTGAGAGGTCTGAGGCTAGTCTGAAGGTGTCAGAGTTCAATGTCAGTTCTGAAG GATCAGGAGAAAAGCTGGTCCTTGCAGATCTGCTTGAGCCTGTTAAAACTTCATCTTCTTTGGCCACTGTGAAAAAGCAACTGAATAGAGTCAAATCAAAGAAGACAGTGGAGTTACCTCTGAACAAAGAAGAGATTGAACGG ATCCACAGAGAAGTAGCATTCAATAAAACCACACAAGTCCTCTCCAAATGGGACCCCGTCGTCCTGAAGAACCGGCAGGCAGAGCAGCTGGTTTTTCCCCTGGAGAAGGAGGAGCCAGCCATTGCTCCCATTGAACATGTCCTCAGTGGCTGGAAG GCAAGAACTCCCCTGGAGCAGGAAATTTTCAACCTCCTCCATAAGAACAAGCAGCCAGTGGCAGACCCTTTACTGACCCCCGTGGAAAAGGCCTCTCTCCAAGCTATGAGCCTGGAAGAG GCAAAGATGCGCCGAGCAGAGCTTCAGAGGGCTCGGGCTCTGCAGTCCTACTATGAGGCCAAGGCTcgaagagagaagaaaatcaaaagtaaaaa GTATCACAAAGTCGTGAAGAAAGGGAAGGCCAAGATAGCCCTAAAAGAGTTTGAGCAGCTGCGGAAGGCTAATCCAGCTGCGGCACTAGAAGAActggaaaaaattgaaaaggccAGAATGATG gAAAGAATGAGCCTTAAGCACCAAAACAGTGGGAAATGGGCCAAGTCAAAGGCAATTATGGCCAAATATGACCTGGAG GCTCGCCAAGCTATGCAGGAACAGTTGGCCAAGAACAAAGAACTAACACAGAAACTCCAGGTAGCCTCTgagagtgaggaagaggagggaggcacAGAAGAAGTGGAAGAACTCCTTGTCCCTGATGTAGTGAATGAAGTGCAGATGAATGCAGATGGGCCGAATCCCTGGATGCTCAGGAGCTGTACCAGTGACACCAAAGAGGCTGCAACCCAGGAGGACCCTGAGCAACTGCCAGAGCCTGAGGCCCACGAAGTttctgaaagtgagggagaagagAGACCAGTGGCAGAAGAAGAAATTTTGTTGAGAGAATTTGAGGAAAGGCGATCCCTTAGAAAAAGATCTGAGCTCAGCCAGGATGCTGAGCCAGCAGGCAGTCAAGAAACAAAAG ATTCCAGCAGCCAGGAGGTGCTGTCTGAATTGAGGGTACTAGCTCAGAAattgaaggaaaatgatcagtCCAGGAAGCAAAAAGCAAGTTCAGAGGGGACTATTCCCCAGGTCCAGAGAGAGGAACCTGCCCCAGAAGAAGAGGAGCCCCTGTTGCTACAGAGGCCAGAGAGAGTACAGACGCTGGAAGAACTAGAAGAGCTGGGAAAAgaagaatgttttcaaaataaggaGCTTCCCAGACCTGTGTTAGAAGGGCAGCAGTCAGAGAGGACCCCAAATAATCGCCCTGATGCCcctaaggagaagaaaaagaaggagcaaATGATCGACCTACAGAACCTCCTAAccacacagtctccctctgtgaAGTCTTTGGCAGTTCCCACAATAGAGGAGCTG gaagatgaagaggagagAAACCAAAGGCAGATGATAAAGGAAGCTTTTGCTGGGGATGATGTCATCAGAGATTTCttgaaagagaagagggaagccGTGGAAGCTA GTTTCTCATTAAAGCCCCTGAGGGTCCTCCAAGAAAAGATAAGAATTTGCCAAATGTGA